One Chromobacterium paludis genomic window carries:
- the hslU gene encoding ATP-dependent protease ATPase subunit HslU, protein MTQMTPQEIVHELDQHIIGQHKAKRAVAIALRNRWRRQQVAEPLRSEITPKNILMIGPTGVGKTEIARRLAKLSGAPFIKVEATKFTEVGYVGRDVDTIIRDLMDVAIKDTREAAIKRNRVRAEDAAEERILDVLLPQPRKQPSGFFAEEPVAEEKHEDGATRQKFRKMLREGKFDDKEIELEIAAPVAQMNVMAPPGMEDFASQLQGMFQGMGAGKKQTAKMKVADAFKQLIDEEAAKLVNDEELKAEALKNVEQNGIVFLDEIDKVTSRGEGHSGADVSRAGVQRDLLPLVEGTTVSTKYGMVKTDHILFIASGAFQLSKPSDLIPELQGRLPIRVELSSLSVDDFKAILTSTNACLTRQYQALLATEGVELAFEESGIQRLAEIAWQVNEKTENIGARRLYTVMEKLLEEVAFDAKAGECKIDGAYVDGKLGEVAEREDLARYVL, encoded by the coding sequence ATGACGCAAATGACCCCGCAGGAAATCGTCCACGAACTGGACCAGCACATCATCGGCCAGCACAAGGCCAAGCGCGCCGTCGCCATCGCCCTGCGCAACCGCTGGCGCCGCCAGCAGGTGGCCGAGCCGCTGCGCAGCGAGATCACCCCCAAGAACATTCTGATGATAGGCCCCACCGGCGTGGGAAAGACCGAGATCGCCCGCCGCCTGGCCAAGCTGTCCGGCGCGCCCTTCATCAAGGTGGAAGCCACCAAGTTCACCGAGGTGGGCTATGTCGGCCGCGACGTGGACACCATCATCCGCGACCTGATGGACGTGGCGATCAAGGACACCCGCGAGGCGGCGATCAAGCGCAACCGGGTGCGCGCCGAAGACGCCGCCGAGGAGCGCATCCTCGACGTGCTGCTGCCGCAGCCGCGCAAGCAGCCGTCGGGCTTCTTCGCCGAGGAGCCGGTTGCCGAGGAGAAGCATGAGGACGGCGCTACCCGCCAGAAATTCCGCAAGATGCTGCGCGAGGGCAAGTTCGACGATAAAGAGATCGAGCTGGAAATCGCCGCGCCGGTGGCGCAGATGAACGTGATGGCGCCGCCGGGCATGGAGGATTTCGCCAGCCAGCTGCAAGGCATGTTCCAGGGCATGGGCGCCGGCAAGAAGCAGACCGCCAAGATGAAGGTGGCGGACGCCTTCAAGCAACTGATAGACGAAGAAGCCGCCAAACTGGTCAACGACGAAGAGCTGAAGGCCGAGGCGCTGAAGAACGTCGAGCAGAACGGCATTGTCTTCCTCGATGAGATCGACAAGGTCACCAGCCGCGGCGAAGGCCACAGCGGCGCCGACGTATCGCGCGCCGGCGTGCAGCGCGACCTGCTGCCGCTGGTGGAGGGCACCACGGTGTCCACCAAGTACGGCATGGTGAAGACCGATCACATCCTGTTCATCGCCTCCGGCGCTTTCCAGCTGTCCAAGCCGTCCGACCTGATCCCGGAACTGCAGGGCCGCCTGCCGATCCGCGTCGAGCTGTCGTCCTTGTCCGTCGACGACTTCAAGGCCATCCTGACCAGCACCAACGCCTGCCTGACGCGCCAATACCAGGCGCTGCTGGCCACCGAGGGCGTGGAGCTGGCGTTCGAGGAATCCGGCATCCAGCGCCTGGCCGAGATCGCCTGGCAGGTCAACGAGAAAACCGAGAACATCGGCGCCCGCCGTCTGTACACGGTGATGGAGAAGCTGCTGGAGGAAGTGGCTTTCGACGCCAAGGCGGGCGAGTGCAAGATCGACGGTGCCTACGTGGACGGCAAGCTGGGCGAAGTGGCCGAACGCGAGGACCTGGCGCGCTACGTGCTGTAA
- a CDS encoding energy transducer TonB, with the protein MICVTIIHMKSAPFLQFSALCGVLAAHVLALWLLNDSCAGRPAVTPPRLLSMEMVAPAPPREYPKPTPAAPAKPRQTEAKPTPIKTAPPTPRLQTSQTPIDTPAPAQAISAPAQPAASLAADAPKTNDKPAATGKPQAITEPLARGGYLNNPAPTYPSESQEDGEAGTVRLRVHVSAQGLPLDVSVQQSSGFFRLDRAALAAVKRWRFIPAKRGDESIAYTFIVPVEFSLKSIRS; encoded by the coding sequence ATGATTTGCGTTACTATCATTCACATGAAGTCCGCACCCTTTCTGCAATTTTCCGCCTTGTGCGGCGTGCTGGCGGCGCATGTCCTGGCGCTGTGGCTGCTGAACGACTCGTGCGCCGGCCGGCCCGCCGTCACGCCGCCGCGTCTCCTCAGCATGGAAATGGTGGCGCCGGCGCCGCCGCGAGAATACCCAAAGCCTACGCCCGCCGCGCCGGCCAAACCGCGCCAGACGGAAGCGAAACCGACGCCAATCAAGACCGCGCCCCCAACGCCTCGGCTGCAGACCAGCCAGACGCCCATCGACACGCCCGCGCCGGCCCAAGCCATCAGCGCGCCGGCCCAGCCGGCCGCCTCCCTCGCTGCCGACGCGCCCAAAACCAATGACAAACCCGCAGCCACGGGCAAGCCCCAGGCCATCACCGAACCGCTGGCGCGCGGCGGCTATCTGAACAATCCCGCGCCGACCTATCCATCGGAGTCGCAGGAGGACGGCGAAGCCGGCACCGTGCGGCTGCGCGTCCATGTCAGCGCCCAGGGCCTGCCGCTGGACGTCAGCGTGCAGCAAAGCAGCGGCTTCTTCCGGCTGGACCGCGCCGCGCTGGCCGCCGTCAAACGCTGGCGCTTCATTCCGGCCAAGCGCGGCGACGAGTCCATCGCCTACACCTTTATCGTTCCCGTTGAATTTTCTTTGAAATCGATCCGCTCATGA
- a CDS encoding ExbD/TolR family protein yields MAFGSFNPGPAAPMAEPNTTPLVDVMLVLLVVFIITTPLLTNAVQVDLPRAQAAADQAKPEQIRLAVQADGKLFWNDQPVAETALPARFAAAAAANPGVELHLSADKAVRYETVAKALATAQRNGVAKIGFVTAAP; encoded by the coding sequence ATGGCCTTCGGTAGCTTCAACCCAGGCCCGGCCGCGCCGATGGCCGAACCCAATACCACGCCGCTGGTGGACGTGATGCTGGTGCTCTTGGTGGTATTCATCATCACCACGCCGCTGCTGACCAATGCGGTGCAAGTGGACCTGCCGCGCGCCCAGGCCGCCGCCGATCAGGCCAAGCCGGAACAGATCCGCCTGGCGGTACAGGCGGACGGCAAGCTGTTCTGGAACGACCAGCCGGTGGCGGAGACCGCGCTGCCGGCGCGCTTTGCCGCCGCCGCCGCGGCTAACCCTGGCGTTGAGCTGCACTTGTCCGCCGACAAGGCCGTGCGCTATGAAACGGTGGCCAAGGCCCTGGCCACCGCGCAGCGTAACGGGGTCGCCAAGATCGGCTTCGTCACCGCCGCCCCCTGA
- a CDS encoding DUF3857 domain-containing transglutaminase family protein yields the protein MRKSAPRLSLAAALACSGHVALAALQPVSEAPLALQTSIRCQHNTDNSLDCTTRNQFTILKPAGKDLLSRIDFTYPDTDRLEVLSGAVRQQDGRVIQLAKSQVETRAAPNPYAGVSRDKQTWLAFPELAVGSTVSYEVKHHIAAAPLSRELLYRLDFDPEPVRYDSYHFELSSPRPLIWRGEKMDGFQVSESADKRSISVDQKGVRYLNLTNEADDSALRAWPRLSVATSEQPQQHFGSYAARYNEILAAPLPPGAAAAVAAEKGKPAAQQVAAFMQHINSHYRYLNDQRLAERGLVPFTLAEIEQHGYGDCKDLATLLTAMLRAAGIDAEPALVFRGRFAPPPLLPGLGTVNHMIVRAVVNGKVEWLDATNPFFAPDRIMPDLQERPTYLMGRDGQVRQDYIPIQPATVSLSVKRHEVLRKDGSALIASQTELSGWPLVELTMRDRFQGASSTEQSICHGSGNQPQGCKVERAATGFLLPERYPIRLQAVDMRALEKISGLYLYDPHLDRRWNEFDSYRSNGNQADLYLGDPEILERNVTLQGAKAIQPAFSCQARSPWFDLDLKQTSNAAGIHYQWRLVRKVRWLRHEDIVSPAFAKLNAEARACAIQARQILKL from the coding sequence ATGCGAAAGTCTGCCCCCCGCCTGAGCCTGGCCGCCGCCCTGGCCTGCTCCGGCCACGTTGCCCTGGCCGCGCTGCAGCCCGTCAGCGAAGCGCCGTTGGCCTTGCAAACCAGCATCCGCTGCCAGCACAACACCGACAACAGCCTCGATTGCACCACGCGCAACCAATTCACCATTTTGAAACCCGCCGGCAAGGACCTGCTGTCGCGCATAGATTTCACCTATCCGGACACCGACCGCCTAGAAGTCCTCAGCGGAGCCGTCCGCCAACAGGATGGCCGCGTGATCCAGCTGGCCAAGTCCCAAGTGGAAACGCGCGCCGCGCCCAACCCCTATGCCGGCGTAAGCCGCGACAAGCAAACCTGGCTGGCATTCCCGGAGCTGGCCGTGGGCAGCACGGTGAGTTACGAAGTGAAGCATCACATCGCCGCCGCCCCGCTGAGCCGCGAGCTGCTGTACCGCCTGGATTTCGACCCGGAACCGGTGCGCTATGACAGCTATCATTTCGAACTGAGTTCGCCGCGTCCGCTGATCTGGCGCGGCGAAAAAATGGACGGCTTCCAAGTGAGCGAAAGCGCGGACAAGCGGTCCATCAGCGTCGACCAGAAAGGCGTGCGCTACCTTAACCTCACCAATGAGGCCGACGACAGCGCCCTGCGCGCCTGGCCGCGGCTGAGCGTGGCCACCAGCGAACAGCCGCAGCAGCACTTCGGCAGCTATGCCGCGCGCTACAACGAAATCCTGGCGGCGCCGCTGCCGCCCGGCGCCGCAGCAGCGGTGGCGGCCGAAAAGGGCAAGCCCGCCGCCCAGCAGGTGGCGGCCTTCATGCAGCACATCAACAGCCATTACCGTTACCTGAACGATCAGCGGCTGGCCGAGCGCGGCCTGGTGCCGTTCACGCTGGCCGAGATCGAACAGCATGGTTACGGCGACTGCAAGGACCTGGCCACCCTGCTGACTGCCATGCTGCGCGCCGCGGGCATAGACGCGGAACCGGCGCTGGTGTTCCGCGGCCGCTTCGCCCCCCCGCCGCTGCTGCCCGGCCTGGGCACGGTCAACCACATGATCGTGCGCGCGGTGGTAAACGGCAAAGTGGAATGGCTGGACGCCACCAATCCCTTCTTCGCGCCCGATCGCATCATGCCGGACCTGCAGGAACGCCCGACCTACCTGATGGGCCGCGACGGCCAGGTGCGCCAAGACTACATCCCCATCCAGCCGGCAACCGTCAGCCTATCCGTCAAGCGGCATGAAGTGCTGCGCAAGGATGGCAGCGCGCTGATCGCCAGCCAGACGGAGCTTTCCGGCTGGCCGCTGGTGGAGCTGACCATGCGCGACCGCTTCCAGGGCGCCAGCAGCACGGAACAAAGCATCTGCCACGGCAGCGGCAACCAGCCGCAAGGCTGCAAGGTGGAACGCGCCGCCACCGGCTTCCTGCTGCCGGAGCGCTACCCCATCCGCCTGCAAGCCGTCGACATGCGCGCGCTGGAAAAGATTTCCGGCCTCTATCTGTATGACCCGCACCTGGACAGGCGCTGGAACGAATTCGACAGCTACCGCAGCAATGGCAACCAGGCTGACCTCTACCTGGGCGATCCGGAAATTCTGGAGCGCAACGTCACGCTGCAAGGCGCCAAGGCCATCCAGCCCGCCTTCAGCTGCCAGGCGCGCTCGCCGTGGTTTGACCTGGACCTGAAGCAAACCAGCAATGCGGCGGGCATCCACTATCAATGGCGGCTGGTCCGCAAAGTGCGCTGGCTCCGCCACGAGGACATCGTCAGCCCCGCCTTCGCCAAGCTGAACGCCGAGGCCCGCGCCTGCGCGATTCAGGCCAGACAGATCCTCAAGCTCTAA
- a CDS encoding PAS domain-containing protein yields MELHPTGPGREVQLAPNELIVSKTDPSGHITYANRVFMRISGYAEHQLLGKPHNIIRHPDMPRGAYRLMWQTLQGGHEFFALVKNATADGNYYWVLANVTPDYDLYGKLQGYYSVRRPPSRSAIAAIESIYAEMRKIEAAHGKAAAPDASRDWLLALLQEKGCSYQDFILGLNAEVLKAKGVTG; encoded by the coding sequence ATGGAACTCCACCCCACTGGCCCGGGCCGCGAAGTACAGCTGGCCCCCAACGAGCTGATCGTCAGCAAGACCGATCCCAGCGGCCATATCACCTACGCCAACCGCGTGTTCATGCGCATCTCCGGCTATGCCGAACACCAGCTGCTGGGCAAACCGCATAACATCATCCGCCATCCCGACATGCCGCGCGGCGCCTACCGCCTGATGTGGCAAACGCTGCAAGGCGGCCACGAGTTCTTCGCCCTGGTGAAAAACGCCACCGCCGACGGCAATTATTACTGGGTGCTGGCCAATGTGACGCCGGACTATGACTTGTACGGCAAGCTACAAGGCTACTATTCGGTGCGGCGTCCGCCCAGCCGCTCCGCCATCGCCGCCATCGAGTCCATCTACGCCGAGATGCGCAAGATAGAAGCCGCCCACGGCAAGGCTGCCGCGCCGGACGCCTCGCGCGACTGGCTGCTCGCGCTGCTGCAAGAAAAAGGCTGCAGTTACCAGGACTTCATCCTGGGACTGAACGCCGAGGTACTGAAAGCCAAAGGAGTCACCGGATGA
- the hslV gene encoding ATP-dependent protease subunit HslV — MQQFDGTTIVSVRRGERVALGGDGQVTLGNIVIKATARKIRKLHGGKVLAGFAGGTADAFTLIERFEAKLQKHQGNLLVSAVELAKDWRTDRMLRRLEAMLIVADKDHTLIITGNGDVLEPEQGIAAIGSGGAFAQSAARALFENTDLAPEVVVKKSLEIAGDICIYTNHNHLIETLGPDDEA; from the coding sequence ATGCAGCAGTTTGACGGAACCACTATCGTTTCCGTCCGGCGCGGCGAGCGCGTGGCGCTGGGCGGCGACGGGCAAGTGACCCTGGGCAATATCGTGATCAAGGCCACTGCGCGCAAGATACGCAAGCTGCACGGCGGCAAGGTGTTGGCCGGTTTCGCCGGCGGCACGGCCGACGCCTTCACGCTGATCGAGCGCTTCGAGGCCAAGCTGCAAAAGCACCAGGGCAACTTGCTGGTGTCGGCGGTGGAGCTGGCCAAGGACTGGCGCACCGACCGCATGCTGCGCCGGCTGGAGGCGATGCTGATCGTGGCCGACAAGGACCATACGCTGATCATCACCGGCAACGGCGACGTGCTGGAGCCGGAGCAGGGCATCGCCGCCATCGGCTCCGGCGGCGCCTTCGCCCAGTCCGCCGCGCGCGCGCTGTTCGAGAACACGGACCTGGCGCCGGAAGTGGTGGTGAAGAAGTCGCTGGAGATCGCCGGCGACATCTGCATCTACACCAACCACAACCACCTGATTGAAACCCTGGGCCCGGACGACGAGGCCTGA
- a CDS encoding MotA/TolQ/ExbB proton channel family protein — MNILTVFQQGDAVLIAVFLLLILMSVLTWYLILVRGAQAWRLRRANREAESALWGAPDWRAAENGLAGSASQFAALARAGIAALRQYQGQAGRALGQACGVDEFLTRAIRKALARENARQEAGLTVLASIGSTAPFVGLFGTVWGIYHALVNIGHAGQMSIGAVAGPIGEALVATAAGLAAAIPAVLAYNALTRAQRVMAQELDDFAHDLHAQLLTQSGDGHGLR, encoded by the coding sequence ATGAACATTCTGACCGTATTCCAACAAGGAGACGCCGTATTGATCGCGGTGTTCCTGCTCCTCATCCTGATGTCGGTGCTGACCTGGTACTTGATCCTGGTGCGCGGCGCGCAAGCCTGGCGGCTGCGCCGCGCCAACCGCGAAGCCGAGAGCGCGCTGTGGGGCGCGCCGGATTGGCGCGCGGCGGAGAACGGCCTGGCGGGCAGCGCCAGTCAATTCGCCGCGCTGGCCCGCGCCGGCATCGCCGCCTTGCGGCAATACCAAGGCCAAGCCGGCCGCGCGCTGGGCCAGGCCTGCGGCGTGGACGAATTCCTGACCCGCGCCATCCGCAAGGCCTTGGCGCGGGAAAACGCGCGCCAGGAGGCCGGTTTGACCGTGCTGGCCTCCATCGGCTCCACCGCGCCCTTCGTCGGCCTGTTCGGCACCGTCTGGGGCATCTATCACGCCCTGGTCAATATCGGCCACGCCGGCCAGATGAGCATAGGCGCAGTGGCCGGCCCGATAGGCGAGGCGCTGGTGGCCACCGCTGCCGGCCTGGCCGCCGCCATCCCGGCGGTGCTGGCCTATAACGCGCTGACCCGCGCCCAGCGCGTGATGGCGCAGGAGCTGGACGACTTTGCCCACGACCTGCACGCCCAATTACTGACCCAATCCGGAGACGGCCATGGCCTTCGGTAG